In a single window of the Campylobacter hyointestinalis subsp. lawsonii genome:
- a CDS encoding NAD(P)H-dependent oxidoreductase, with protein sequence MKNVLLINGAKIFGSSKGVLNATLQNEAKTTLLNLGINVQETKIDDGYDVKTELQKIADADAIIWQMPGWWMGEPWIVKKYIDEVFSAGYGVLYANDGRSRKDESAKYGSGGLATSKKYMFSLTWNAPLEAFTKKDHFFGGVGVDGVYLHLHKAHEFLGMKALPTFICNDVVKDPQVQLYLQNYRKHLEKIFG encoded by the coding sequence ATGAAAAATGTATTATTGATAAATGGTGCAAAGATATTTGGAAGCTCAAAAGGCGTGTTAAATGCAACTTTACAAAATGAAGCAAAAACTACTTTACTAAATTTAGGCATAAATGTGCAAGAAACCAAAATCGATGACGGCTATGATGTAAAAACAGAACTACAAAAGATAGCAGATGCTGATGCGATCATCTGGCAAATGCCTGGCTGGTGGATGGGTGAGCCTTGGATAGTTAAAAAATACATAGATGAAGTTTTTAGCGCTGGTTATGGAGTTTTATACGCCAATGACGGCAGAAGTAGAAAAGATGAATCAGCCAAATACGGCTCAGGCGGTCTAGCTACTAGCAAAAAATATATGTTTAGTCTTACTTGGAACGCTCCTCTTGAAGCATTTACAAAAAAAGATCATTTTTTTGGCGGTGTAGGCGTTGATGGCGTGTATCTGCACCTTCACAAAGCGCATGAGTTTTTAGGAATGAAAGCTTTACCTACATTCATCTGCAACGATGTCGTTAAAGATCCGCAAGTCCAGCTGTATTTACAAAACTATCGCAAACATTTAGAAAAAATATTCGGCTAA